The following coding sequences are from one Candidatus Marinimicrobia bacterium CG08_land_8_20_14_0_20_45_22 window:
- a CDS encoding site-2 protease family protein, translated as MNLQMIILLVPPILLALTFHEFMHGYTAYRFGDPTAKLNGRLTMNPLVHLDPFGTLMLFLVHFGWAKPVPVDPRYFKNPKRDMLFVALAGPLANIALALLSGLLLRLIKAGGLDMLPKMILEPVYIMTILSLQINLALAIFNLLPIPPLDGSKILYGILPRQYEHLIEPLERYGGYILMALIVAEMVTKISILGGFIHPFVNFFSSIFGGV; from the coding sequence ATGAACTTACAGATGATCATTTTACTTGTTCCGCCGATTCTTCTCGCGCTGACCTTTCACGAATTTATGCATGGATATACGGCTTATCGTTTTGGCGATCCGACGGCAAAACTAAACGGTCGTCTGACGATGAATCCACTCGTGCATCTGGATCCGTTCGGAACGCTGATGTTGTTTTTGGTACATTTCGGTTGGGCGAAACCGGTGCCGGTGGATCCGCGTTATTTTAAGAATCCGAAGCGAGACATGCTATTCGTCGCACTTGCGGGACCGCTCGCGAATATAGCGTTGGCGCTTTTGAGCGGACTTTTACTCCGGTTGATAAAGGCCGGCGGCCTCGATATGCTTCCGAAAATGATTTTGGAACCGGTTTACATCATGACGATTTTGAGCTTGCAGATCAATCTGGCGCTGGCAATTTTCAACCTGTTGCCGATTCCGCCATTGGACGGCTCGAAAATTTTATACGGCATATTGCCGCGCCAATATGAACATTTGATCGAGCCGCTGGAGCGTTACGGCGGATATATTTTAATGGCACTTATTGTCGCTGAGATGGTTACGAAAATATCCATTCTCGGCGGCTTTATCCATCCATTTGTCAACTTTTTTTCAAGCATTTTTGGGGGTGTGTGA